One genomic region from Sphingobacterium sp. UGAL515B_05 encodes:
- a CDS encoding SusC/RagA family TonB-linked outer membrane protein, whose amino-acid sequence MKNIGVRLYSIYFLLFFFWVHPTYSQNKPKPIVNATLEGHIIDASTKQPIEDVTVQLDAVTHSVKTDREGRFQFVTGQKLPFKVKLTHLNYKSLSLVIDKSPIVIALSPASKDLEEVVVTGVAQGTSRKKLSFALTKVDQELIGTVPALDASTSLRGKVAGLRIDQSGGNAGASVYLRGSKSVTGEIEPLIVVDGFVTALRLSDLNPNDIESIEVVKGAAASALYGTRGEGGVIQVLTKNGKKEGKLNISIDNELGYSSLLLLPPLSIQHHFKVNPDGSFLLVNGARVIDYKENGFSVNLHPYKDYVDNTKNLLGQTSYFTNSISAAASGEKYNIYLSAQNQHKGGVSPVVDADKRQNILFNLGYRVSPKITADLTTQYSFFNTPSSAVSSRSDGLLYSTLLVEPFIDLSEKNESGKYVYLPKGSNLSGQQWTNPFYRLSNEEYAYQTENLLLGGKLKYVITEHLSAEGALSLQTKQYNTEEYYPKGYQTIVPDVSLNNGNYALRTSKSTSKNGQLQLNYNRRTGNLDWGLTAKYVYEFASQTGFNASGRNLTAPVKSLDVTEPSTRIISSNWEKTVNHGYFLNAKFAWADKLFVDALGRLDQSSRFGRDVGTAFFPRISAAYRLTQDIKLDPLTEFKLRVAYGKAGSLPPFGAKDSRVSITNTGGVSYTQNDNTDLKRAVTAETELGFDAVLFKRLNVQFNYAFSNSTNDFISVPAFTPISGSASIYDNLGAVKSNSLELEVNGKVLEHKKFNWSSGLTFSRVRSRITSLGDVPEFTYNGYRKAVGASTTAIYGYSIHSDLAQLQTNADGFVINAGNGTKRVEDYVVNEFGVVVEKAALGTANEAPVFYVNAATGNAKIIGDANPDFLLGFTNTFNYGRFSLYSVLDWQQGGQKFNETAQYLTYVYRSEFSDRSAAAGKPLNFTTQVFNASQVTDYWIEKTTYLALRELSLSYKLPTEKLGLSKVLKNANLSLIGRNLFIWTNYKGVNVDGIGQDGFNYPTYRIISGKLTFNF is encoded by the coding sequence ATGAAAAACATTGGAGTACGGCTGTATTCTATCTATTTTCTATTGTTCTTTTTTTGGGTACACCCCACTTATTCACAGAACAAGCCCAAACCTATCGTAAACGCTACCCTTGAGGGCCATATCATTGACGCTTCTACAAAACAGCCTATAGAAGATGTCACTGTGCAATTGGATGCTGTTACCCACTCTGTGAAAACCGACAGGGAGGGTAGATTTCAATTTGTTACTGGACAGAAGCTCCCCTTTAAGGTCAAGCTAACACATCTCAACTACAAGTCACTATCCCTTGTGATCGACAAAAGCCCCATAGTTATTGCGCTCAGCCCAGCGAGCAAAGATCTGGAAGAAGTTGTGGTAACAGGTGTTGCACAAGGTACAAGCCGCAAAAAGCTATCCTTTGCATTGACCAAAGTAGACCAGGAGCTGATCGGCACCGTTCCTGCGCTCGATGCTTCCACGAGTTTACGCGGAAAAGTCGCCGGCCTCCGCATCGACCAGTCGGGTGGCAATGCCGGGGCATCGGTATATCTCCGTGGATCAAAGTCGGTAACCGGAGAAATCGAACCTTTGATCGTTGTGGATGGCTTTGTCACAGCCCTCCGTCTTTCAGATCTTAATCCCAACGATATTGAGAGCATCGAAGTAGTCAAAGGAGCTGCAGCCTCGGCCTTATATGGAACCCGCGGCGAGGGCGGGGTCATTCAGGTGTTGACAAAAAACGGTAAAAAGGAAGGAAAACTGAATATCAGTATAGATAACGAACTTGGTTACTCAAGTCTGTTATTACTTCCACCCCTATCCATTCAGCATCATTTCAAGGTCAATCCAGACGGATCTTTCCTGTTGGTCAATGGAGCCCGGGTGATCGACTACAAGGAAAATGGTTTTTCGGTCAATCTGCATCCCTATAAAGACTATGTGGACAATACCAAAAATCTATTGGGCCAGACCAGCTATTTTACCAATTCCATCTCGGCCGCAGCAAGTGGTGAAAAATACAACATCTATTTATCCGCACAAAACCAACATAAAGGCGGTGTTTCACCAGTGGTCGATGCAGACAAAAGACAGAACATTCTGTTCAATCTTGGTTACCGCGTTTCACCCAAAATTACAGCCGATCTAACCACGCAGTATAGCTTCTTCAATACACCTTCGAGTGCTGTATCCAGCCGTTCGGATGGACTGCTTTATTCGACTTTACTTGTCGAGCCTTTTATCGATCTCAGCGAAAAGAATGAATCGGGAAAATATGTCTACCTACCCAAAGGGAGCAATCTTTCCGGTCAGCAATGGACCAATCCTTTCTATCGACTGAGCAATGAGGAATACGCCTATCAGACCGAGAATCTGCTGCTGGGTGGAAAACTAAAATATGTAATTACCGAACACCTGAGTGCCGAAGGAGCCCTTTCCTTACAGACCAAACAATATAATACCGAAGAATACTACCCTAAAGGATATCAGACCATTGTCCCGGATGTCAGTCTGAATAATGGGAACTATGCTTTAAGAACCTCCAAAAGCACCAGCAAAAATGGTCAGCTACAATTAAATTACAACCGCAGGACTGGCAATCTGGATTGGGGTCTTACTGCCAAATATGTGTATGAATTTGCATCTCAGACAGGTTTCAATGCTTCCGGTCGAAATCTTACGGCCCCAGTCAAAAGCCTAGATGTGACAGAACCGAGCACGAGGATTATTTCATCCAATTGGGAGAAAACAGTTAACCATGGCTATTTCCTCAACGCCAAGTTTGCCTGGGCAGATAAACTATTTGTCGACGCCCTCGGCCGGCTCGATCAGAGTTCACGGTTTGGCCGCGATGTCGGTACAGCCTTTTTCCCCCGCATTTCTGCCGCATACCGTTTGACGCAGGATATCAAGCTCGATCCATTGACAGAGTTTAAGCTGCGGGTGGCATATGGAAAAGCGGGAAGCCTTCCTCCTTTTGGCGCCAAAGACAGCCGCGTCAGCATCACCAATACAGGGGGTGTCAGCTATACACAAAATGACAATACCGACCTGAAGCGGGCAGTTACCGCGGAAACGGAACTTGGTTTTGATGCCGTTTTATTTAAGCGACTGAATGTGCAGTTCAACTATGCTTTTTCAAATAGTACCAACGATTTTATTTCTGTCCCAGCCTTTACACCGATTTCGGGCTCAGCAAGCATCTACGACAACCTAGGCGCTGTAAAATCAAATTCTCTCGAACTGGAGGTCAATGGAAAAGTGCTCGAGCATAAAAAGTTTAATTGGTCATCAGGCCTTACTTTCAGCCGCGTCCGTAGCCGGATTACCTCACTGGGCGATGTTCCCGAGTTTACATACAACGGTTATCGAAAAGCTGTCGGTGCCAGTACCACCGCAATTTATGGGTACAGTATCCACTCGGATCTCGCGCAGTTGCAAACCAATGCCGACGGTTTTGTCATCAATGCCGGTAACGGTACCAAACGGGTTGAAGACTATGTGGTAAATGAATTTGGTGTCGTGGTCGAAAAAGCCGCTTTGGGTACGGCCAACGAAGCGCCCGTATTTTATGTCAACGCTGCAACCGGTAATGCCAAAATTATCGGCGATGCCAATCCAGATTTTTTACTGGGTTTTACAAACACCTTTAATTACGGACGTTTTTCACTTTACAGCGTGCTGGATTGGCAACAAGGCGGACAAAAATTCAATGAAACCGCACAATATCTGACCTATGTCTACCGCTCGGAATTTTCTGACCGGAGTGCCGCCGCAGGCAAACCGCTAAACTTTACCACCCAGGTATTCAACGCCTCACAAGTAACAGATTATTGGATCGAAAAAACCACCTATTTGGCCCTTCGCGAACTTTCGTTATCCTATAAACTCCCAACAGAAAAACTAGGTCTTTCCAAGGTTCTGAAAAATGCCAATCTATCCCTTATCGGCAGAAACCTCTTTATCTGGACAAACTATAAGGGAGTCAATGTGGATGGAATCGGACAGGATGGATTTAATTACCCTACCTACCGTATTATTTCAGGAAAACTAACCTTCAATTTTTAA
- a CDS encoding DUF5695 domain-containing protein: MNLKKSYWILFALVCTQLPSSVYSQQDEHPVWKAVKAQQATLGVEEGAKSFTLKNLHVAILNASQTLSSFRPNGGEKDFDYTPVELLSKRDRNKFFHIGDINISLRRQGDTPWTSYSSAADRKHVIPINPAKNDLASADISPTLNNIPLKVVRSWRDDGGDLILSFEVSNPNDYPIEIGALGIPLPFNNNMDWKNLDQAHAQNVFFDPYIGQDAGYLQVNRLHGNGPSLLVLPYKNAGFEAYNPLNTDPTPRSITFEGFHEWMIHSKAYAETDWKGVEQWNTPTSTLLKPHESKTFALKFVLAPSIRQIESELLKNNRPVAVGLPGYVVPMDNPAKLFVKHNKAVKSVSVYPEGALTLTKKGSTAQQWTEYEVKGNRWGRARLTINYRDGITQTIHYKVIKSEKEVVQDLGHFLTTKQWYENDKDLFGRSPSVISYDYEEQQPITQNRSAWFAGLSDEAGAASWLAALMKQVLQPDQQEIAKLKRFVNETLYGHIQHKEGDKKYGVVKSLFYYEPDSMPAGTYRSDINWKTWSAWPKKEADDIGRSYNYPHVAAAHWVMYRLARNYNNLVNEETWDKYLERAYQTSIAMVEKAPYYAQFGQMEGSIFLIVLNDLRKEGLTTMADKLEAAMRKRAEHWKTLNYPFGSEMPWDSTGQEEVYLWSRFFGFDEKAQVTLNAIIAYMPTVPHWGYNGSARRYWDFVYGGKLSRIERQLHHYGSALNAIPVLTAYRDHPDDFYLLRIGHAGMMGALANVTADGFGPGAFHSYPSTLANDGISGDYGTGFYGYAVNSGTYIVEHPEFGWLAFSGNLKTEKQQVKVALTTASKGRVFLAKENLWLTTDAGEIAELHYDQKDHSVTLIFNNEAKQNSTNILLNVNPESHYEVEGINKDPLNRYVIPLSTKTVKLKKLK, from the coding sequence ATGAATCTTAAAAAAAGCTATTGGATCCTATTTGCGCTCGTATGCACACAGTTGCCAAGCAGCGTATATAGTCAACAGGACGAACACCCCGTATGGAAAGCAGTCAAAGCACAGCAAGCCACTTTAGGTGTAGAAGAGGGCGCCAAAAGCTTTACCCTCAAAAACCTCCATGTAGCTATCCTCAATGCATCGCAGACGCTATCTTCTTTTCGCCCCAACGGCGGCGAAAAAGATTTTGACTATACGCCTGTTGAGCTCCTGAGCAAAAGAGACCGCAATAAGTTTTTTCATATCGGTGATATCAATATCAGTTTGCGCCGTCAGGGTGATACCCCCTGGACTTCCTACTCATCGGCGGCAGACCGTAAGCATGTCATCCCAATAAATCCGGCAAAAAACGATCTTGCAAGCGCAGACATCAGCCCTACGCTCAACAATATTCCGTTGAAGGTTGTACGCAGCTGGCGAGATGACGGAGGCGATCTGATCCTGAGTTTTGAGGTTTCAAATCCCAACGATTATCCCATCGAAATCGGGGCGCTGGGTATCCCACTTCCCTTCAACAACAACATGGATTGGAAAAATCTCGATCAGGCACATGCACAGAATGTCTTTTTCGATCCCTATATCGGCCAAGATGCGGGTTATCTACAGGTCAACCGCCTACATGGCAATGGGCCGAGTCTGTTGGTATTGCCCTATAAAAATGCAGGCTTTGAAGCCTACAATCCGCTCAATACAGACCCTACCCCCCGAAGTATTACCTTTGAGGGATTTCATGAATGGATGATCCACAGTAAGGCCTATGCCGAGACTGATTGGAAAGGCGTAGAACAATGGAATACACCGACTTCTACCCTCTTGAAACCACATGAGTCAAAGACCTTTGCCTTAAAATTTGTCCTCGCGCCAAGTATCAGGCAAATTGAATCGGAGTTATTGAAAAACAATAGGCCTGTCGCTGTTGGACTTCCCGGATATGTTGTCCCCATGGACAATCCCGCCAAACTCTTTGTTAAGCACAACAAAGCGGTCAAAAGTGTCAGTGTCTATCCCGAAGGTGCATTGACCCTGACAAAGAAAGGAAGCACAGCTCAGCAATGGACCGAATACGAAGTGAAGGGCAACCGTTGGGGACGTGCACGGCTTACCATCAACTACAGGGATGGCATTACGCAGACGATCCACTATAAAGTAATCAAATCCGAAAAAGAAGTTGTACAGGATCTGGGCCATTTCCTCACCACCAAGCAGTGGTATGAAAATGACAAGGATCTCTTTGGCCGTTCACCGTCTGTCATATCCTATGACTATGAAGAACAGCAGCCCATCACCCAAAATAGGAGCGCCTGGTTTGCAGGCCTCAGCGATGAAGCCGGAGCAGCAAGCTGGCTTGCCGCCCTGATGAAACAAGTACTGCAGCCCGATCAACAGGAAATAGCCAAATTGAAACGTTTTGTCAATGAGACACTATACGGTCATATCCAGCATAAAGAAGGCGACAAGAAATATGGTGTTGTCAAAAGCCTTTTTTATTATGAACCAGATTCAATGCCCGCCGGTACCTACCGTTCGGATATCAACTGGAAAACCTGGTCTGCCTGGCCCAAAAAGGAAGCCGATGACATAGGACGATCCTACAATTATCCACATGTTGCGGCAGCACACTGGGTGATGTACAGGCTCGCCCGCAACTACAACAATCTGGTCAATGAGGAAACCTGGGACAAGTACCTCGAACGGGCTTACCAGACCAGTATCGCCATGGTCGAAAAAGCACCTTACTACGCGCAATTCGGTCAAATGGAAGGCAGTATCTTCCTTATCGTCCTCAATGATCTCCGCAAGGAAGGATTAACAACGATGGCCGACAAGCTTGAAGCCGCCATGCGCAAGCGAGCAGAGCATTGGAAAACCCTCAATTATCCATTCGGGAGTGAGATGCCATGGGATTCTACAGGTCAGGAAGAGGTATACCTCTGGTCGCGCTTTTTCGGCTTCGACGAAAAAGCTCAAGTGACGCTCAATGCCATCATTGCTTACATGCCTACCGTGCCGCACTGGGGTTACAATGGCAGTGCACGCCGTTATTGGGATTTTGTCTATGGCGGCAAGCTCTCCCGTATCGAGCGGCAGCTGCATCATTATGGTTCGGCCCTCAATGCCATTCCCGTCCTTACAGCCTACCGCGACCATCCAGACGACTTCTACCTGCTCCGTATCGGACATGCAGGTATGATGGGTGCATTGGCCAATGTCACAGCCGACGGCTTTGGCCCGGGAGCATTCCACTCCTACCCATCCACACTGGCCAATGACGGCATCTCGGGCGATTATGGAACCGGCTTTTATGGTTATGCCGTCAATTCGGGGACCTATATTGTCGAACATCCCGAATTTGGCTGGCTGGCTTTCAGCGGTAATCTAAAAACCGAAAAACAACAGGTCAAGGTTGCACTGACTACAGCTTCCAAAGGACGTGTTTTCCTGGCAAAAGAAAATCTATGGTTGACCACAGATGCCGGAGAAATTGCCGAATTACATTACGATCAAAAAGACCATAGCGTCACCCTGATCTTCAATAATGAAGCAAAACAAAACAGCACAAATATTCTGCTCAATGTAAATCCCGAAAGCCATTATGAGGTGGAAGGAATAAACAAAGATCCGTTGAATCGCTATGTGATACCCCTATCAACAAAAACAGTAAAATTGAAAAAGCTGAAGTAG